Proteins encoded in a region of the Methanobacterium sp. genome:
- a CDS encoding TIGR00288 family NYN domain-containing protein has translation MRNLEKLSSFKEYIPRIVEPSSKSIALLVDGPNMLRKEFSFDLDTVQELLADFGKIKVGKVFLNQYASDKLIEAIVRQGMSPIIVAGDIDVQMAVEAFEAIHNPNIDVVALMTRNTDFLPLINIAKEKGKETLVIGAEPGFSIALKNSADNTILLKKQQHPHGAV, from the coding sequence ATGCGAAATCTAGAAAAATTAAGTTCATTTAAAGAATACATTCCCAGAATAGTAGAACCCAGCTCAAAAAGTATTGCTTTGTTAGTTGACGGTCCGAACATGTTACGGAAAGAATTCAGTTTTGATCTGGATACTGTGCAAGAATTACTTGCAGATTTTGGGAAAATAAAGGTCGGCAAGGTGTTTCTCAACCAGTACGCCTCAGATAAGCTCATCGAAGCTATTGTTCGTCAGGGCATGTCTCCCATCATTGTTGCTGGAGATATTGATGTTCAAATGGCTGTGGAGGCATTTGAGGCTATTCATAACCCCAATATTGACGTGGTTGCGCTGATGACTCGTAATACTGATTTTTTACCACTAATTAACATTGCTAAAGAAAAAGGTAAAGAAACACTAGTAATAGGTGCTGAACCAGGTTTCAGCATTGCTTTGAAAAATTCAGCAGATAATACCATTTTATTGAAGAAACAACAACATCCCCACGGAGCAGTTTAA
- a CDS encoding GyrI-like domain-containing protein: protein MEVVEKRIEESKVAYIPHKGSYDKIPELMQEVGEWLSEKNLQMTGRVYGTYFNSPEDTPTENLQYEIGFSFEGTTMPEGKIGIKEVPEHTVLTAMHKGPYTEIGPVIHAVADYAVKNGYDIVGPVTEVYLNSPLEVPESELLTEVQFPVIKL from the coding sequence ATGGAAGTAGTAGAAAAAAGGATTGAAGAAAGTAAAGTTGCTTATATTCCGCATAAGGGGAGTTATGATAAGATTCCAGAACTTATGCAAGAAGTCGGGGAGTGGCTTTCAGAAAAAAATCTTCAAATGACTGGCAGAGTTTATGGGACTTACTTCAACAGCCCTGAAGATACTCCCACTGAAAATCTACAGTATGAAATCGGGTTTTCATTTGAAGGAACAACTATGCCTGAGGGTAAAATAGGCATTAAAGAAGTTCCAGAACATACTGTACTAACAGCTATGCACAAAGGGCCCTATACTGAAATCGGACCAGTAATTCATGCTGTGGCAGATTATGCAGTTAAAAATGGTTATGATATTGTCGGCCCAGTCACTGAAGTATATCTGAACAGTCCATTGGAAGTTCCAGAAAGCGAGCTTCTCACAGAAGTGCAGTTTCCAGTCATTAAATTGTAA
- a CDS encoding nitroreductase family protein: MNQVIETIKNRRSVREYQETQITDEELEKILESAIHAPTGHNDQPWHFTILQDKDLINQINDGAKEVMSQMDVKWISQMGQTENLHIFHKAPTVIIVSARKDAVTPIPDCSAAVQNMLLSAESMDIGSCWIGFAKFHFLKIENRKKFNIPENYEVHFGVSLGYKVKKNPKPLPRNKNVFNYFR; the protein is encoded by the coding sequence ATGAACCAAGTTATTGAAACTATAAAAAACAGGAGAAGTGTTCGTGAATACCAGGAAACCCAGATAACTGATGAAGAACTAGAAAAAATACTTGAATCAGCTATACATGCCCCAACCGGACATAATGACCAGCCATGGCACTTCACTATACTTCAAGATAAGGATTTGATAAATCAAATCAACGATGGTGCGAAGGAAGTGATGAGCCAAATGGATGTAAAATGGATATCTCAAATGGGGCAAACAGAAAACCTCCACATATTTCATAAAGCACCAACTGTCATAATTGTTTCTGCACGGAAAGATGCAGTCACTCCAATACCAGATTGTTCTGCTGCAGTGCAAAACATGCTCCTTTCAGCAGAAAGTATGGATATTGGGTCTTGCTGGATAGGATTTGCTAAATTTCATTTCTTAAAAATTGAAAATAGGAAAAAATTTAATATTCCAGAGAATTATGAAGTCCATTTTGGAGTATCTTTGGGCTACAAAGTCAAAAAAAACCCTAAACCTTTACCTAGAAATAAAAATGTATTCAATTACTTTAGATGA
- a CDS encoding polyketide cyclase, producing the protein MVSINKDAPVLARAEIEIDADQETVWKILTDFEGWPKWNPDVKQCLAHGELESGTQFQWKAGLGNITSVLQNVEPPHLLAWTGKMMGLNAIHVCKIDFADNKTFVRTEESWEGLVSDDMHDKLQENLEMLLQSCLKHLKAEVERLS; encoded by the coding sequence ATGGTTAGTATCAATAAAGACGCACCAGTGCTGGCTAGAGCTGAAATCGAAATTGATGCAGATCAAGAGACAGTGTGGAAGATCCTGACCGATTTTGAAGGGTGGCCTAAGTGGAACCCTGATGTGAAACAATGTTTAGCTCATGGTGAATTGGAATCTGGAACACAATTCCAATGGAAAGCGGGATTAGGAAACATTACATCCGTACTGCAGAATGTTGAGCCACCCCATCTTTTAGCTTGGACTGGAAAAATGATGGGTTTAAATGCCATCCATGTCTGCAAAATTGACTTTGCAGATAACAAAACGTTTGTTAGAACTGAAGAATCATGGGAAGGTTTGGTGAGTGATGACATGCATGATAAGTTGCAGGAAAACTTGGAAATGTTACTCCAATCTTGTCTTAAGCATCTCAAAGCAGAAGTTGAAAGATTATCTTAA
- a CDS encoding 4Fe-4S binding protein, translated as MERDVIKINEEKCNGCGVCVTGCPEGALQVIDGKARLINDLFCDGLGACIGECPEGAIEVERREAEPYDEREVIKNIVKAGPNVIKAHLQHLQEHGQEEFVNEAIEFLKENDIEVPEYEEKPLACGCPGSAIQDLSQNEVRSDEPVILQAQLQNWPIQLQLLNPNTRFFKNADLLIAADCTPFAYPNFHQKFLKGKILIILCPKLDKFIDGYIEKLTKIFQRQDIKSITIVHMEVPCCSGIEVIVKRALEKAQKDIKIENITITMNGKIK; from the coding sequence ATGGAAAGAGATGTAATCAAGATTAATGAAGAAAAATGCAATGGTTGTGGTGTTTGCGTTACTGGATGTCCAGAGGGAGCTTTGCAAGTTATTGATGGTAAGGCCAGATTAATTAATGATCTATTCTGTGATGGTTTAGGAGCTTGTATTGGTGAATGTCCGGAAGGTGCTATAGAGGTTGAAAGAAGGGAAGCTGAACCATATGATGAACGTGAAGTCATAAAAAACATTGTGAAAGCTGGGCCTAATGTTATAAAAGCTCACTTGCAACATCTTCAGGAGCATGGGCAGGAAGAATTTGTAAATGAAGCCATTGAATTTTTGAAAGAAAACGATATTGAAGTTCCTGAATATGAAGAGAAACCTCTCGCTTGTGGATGTCCTGGTTCAGCAATTCAAGATTTAAGCCAAAATGAAGTACGATCAGATGAACCAGTTATATTGCAAGCCCAACTTCAGAATTGGCCAATCCAACTACAGCTTTTAAATCCGAATACACGTTTTTTTAAAAATGCCGATCTTTTAATAGCTGCTGATTGCACACCATTTGCCTATCCTAACTTTCATCAAAAATTCCTAAAAGGTAAGATTCTAATAATTTTATGCCCTAAATTGGATAAATTTATTGATGGGTATATTGAAAAGCTAACGAAGATTTTTCAAAGGCAAGATATAAAATCCATTACTATCGTGCACATGGAAGTTCCCTGCTGTTCAGGTATAGAGGTTATAGTTAAAAGAGCCCTTGAAAAAGCTCAAAAAGACATAAAAATCGAAAATATCACCATAACAATGAATGGAAAAATAAAATAA
- a CDS encoding TetR/AcrR family transcriptional regulator, translating into MSITSRREREKQKRQNDIINAAEKVFFAKGYDNVTMEEIANEAEVNKALLYYYFKNKEALFFAVNLYGVKILYEMYVECSNLDIDGYGKVMSMIQALYEFSKEHPDYFRIYCYTGTERFQMSDNEDAQKIVDLRTGMWRLMVEAIIAGIQDGTIRNDLDPVEMSIYINTLAINSLNLEFTFKMVLDARKISSDNFWEDLARFIEPSLKP; encoded by the coding sequence ATGTCTATTACTTCTAGAAGGGAACGGGAAAAACAAAAACGACAAAATGATATTATTAATGCTGCTGAGAAGGTTTTTTTCGCAAAAGGGTACGATAATGTAACCATGGAAGAAATAGCCAATGAAGCAGAAGTTAACAAAGCACTTCTCTACTATTATTTTAAGAACAAAGAAGCTTTATTTTTTGCAGTGAATCTCTACGGGGTTAAAATATTATATGAAATGTATGTGGAATGCTCAAATCTTGATATTGATGGTTATGGTAAAGTAATGTCAATGATACAAGCTCTTTATGAATTTTCCAAAGAACATCCGGATTATTTCCGTATTTACTGTTACACTGGAACTGAAAGGTTCCAGATGAGTGATAATGAAGATGCACAAAAAATTGTGGACTTACGAACTGGGATGTGGAGACTTATGGTTGAGGCGATAATTGCTGGAATTCAAGATGGAACCATCCGCAATGATCTGGATCCTGTGGAAATGTCCATATACATCAATACTTTAGCTATAAATTCACTTAACCTTGAATTTACTTTTAAAATGGTGTTGGATGCTAGGAAAATTTCATCGGATAACTTCTGGGAAGACTTAGCACGTTTTATTGAACCTTCACTCAAACCATAA
- a CDS encoding tetrahydromethanopterin S-methyltransferase subunit A, whose protein sequence is MVEKKSVSQEWPQIVGDYVVGDVESAVAVVTLGSHMEDLPIKAGASISGPLHTENLGIEKVVGNIISNPNLRFLLVCGAEVMGHITGQSIKSLHTNGVDPEKGKIINATGAIPFIENIPPEAIQRFQEQVELIDMVDVENANNIQSKIKECVINDCGALEEETLIVELQNIPINEKDPKTSVNT, encoded by the coding sequence ATGGTGGAAAAAAAATCCGTGAGTCAAGAATGGCCGCAAATAGTGGGTGACTACGTAGTTGGTGATGTAGAAAGTGCCGTTGCGGTAGTTACTCTTGGATCTCATATGGAAGATTTACCTATCAAAGCAGGTGCAAGCATATCTGGACCCCTACATACTGAAAATTTAGGTATAGAAAAAGTTGTTGGAAATATAATCTCTAATCCTAACCTTAGATTTTTGTTAGTATGTGGAGCCGAAGTGATGGGACATATTACAGGCCAAAGTATTAAATCACTTCACACCAACGGTGTTGACCCTGAAAAAGGAAAGATAATTAATGCAACTGGAGCCATTCCATTCATAGAAAACATCCCCCCTGAAGCCATACAACGGTTCCAAGAACAAGTGGAGTTAATAGATATGGTGGATGTAGAAAATGCCAATAATATCCAATCAAAAATTAAAGAATGCGTTATCAACGATTGTGGAGCTCTTGAAGAAGAAACATTAATAGTAGAATTGCAAAACATCCCAATCAACGAAAAAGATCCAAAAACATCTGTAAACACTTAA
- a CDS encoding 30S ribosomal protein S10 yields MNKARIKLTGTDPEKLAYVCDQLKRIAERTGVDLSGPIPLPTKKLVVPTRKSPDGEGKATWEKWELRIHKRLVGIEADERAMRQVMKVNVPDNVSIEIELRS; encoded by the coding sequence ATGAACAAAGCTAGAATCAAACTCACCGGCACCGACCCAGAGAAACTGGCCTATGTCTGTGACCAACTAAAGAGGATCGCAGAAAGGACTGGTGTAGATCTCTCAGGACCAATACCACTACCCACCAAGAAATTAGTAGTACCCACCCGGAAATCACCTGATGGTGAAGGAAAAGCAACATGGGAAAAATGGGAATTACGAATCCACAAAAGACTGGTGGGAATCGAAGCCGATGAAAGGGCAATGAGACAAGTTATGAAAGTCAATGTGCCTGACAATGTGAGCATAGAAATAGAACTACGCAGTTAA
- the tuf gene encoding translation elongation factor EF-1 subunit alpha: MAKGKEHMNLAFIGHVDHGKSTLVGHLLLQSGSIAEQQLSEGENKFRFVMDKLSEERDRGVTIDLAHARFDTPKFEFTIVDCPGHRDFVKNMITGASQADAAVLVVAVDDGVMPQTKEHAFLARTLGINQLIIGINKMDLVDYSEEKFNELKEEISELVKTVAYKPSDINFIPLSAFEGDNIAESSPNTPWYKGPSLIKALDEFTAPEKPTDLPLRVPVQDVYSITGVGTVPVGRIETGVMKKGDNVIFEPPGASGEVKSIEMHHEMLDKAEPGDNVGFNVRGVGKNDIRRGDVAGHTDNAPTVAKEFTAQIVVLQHPGVITVGYTPVFHCHTAQVACTFLELQKKLDPATGQVKEENPDFLKTGDAAFVVVKPTKPMVIEKIKDIPHMGRFAIRDMGQTVAAGMCIDLVPAK; encoded by the coding sequence ATGGCTAAAGGAAAAGAACACATGAATTTGGCGTTTATTGGACACGTAGACCATGGTAAATCCACTTTAGTGGGGCACCTGTTACTACAGTCTGGATCTATCGCTGAACAACAGTTATCTGAAGGAGAAAACAAGTTTAGATTTGTTATGGATAAATTATCCGAAGAAAGAGATAGGGGAGTGACCATAGACTTGGCACATGCCCGATTTGACACTCCCAAATTTGAATTTACCATTGTGGATTGCCCAGGTCACCGTGACTTTGTTAAAAACATGATCACTGGTGCCTCACAAGCAGATGCTGCAGTTCTCGTGGTAGCAGTTGATGATGGTGTAATGCCTCAGACCAAGGAACACGCATTCCTTGCTAGAACCTTAGGAATTAACCAACTCATCATTGGTATCAACAAGATGGACTTAGTAGATTACAGTGAAGAAAAATTCAATGAACTTAAAGAAGAAATTTCTGAATTAGTTAAAACTGTAGCTTACAAACCAAGTGACATTAACTTCATACCTCTATCTGCATTTGAAGGGGATAATATAGCTGAATCATCTCCTAACACTCCTTGGTATAAAGGACCAAGTCTAATTAAAGCGTTGGATGAATTCACTGCACCTGAAAAACCTACTGACTTACCATTACGGGTTCCAGTACAGGATGTTTACTCCATCACTGGTGTGGGAACCGTGCCTGTGGGCCGGATTGAAACTGGAGTTATGAAAAAAGGCGACAATGTAATTTTTGAACCACCGGGGGCAAGTGGGGAAGTTAAATCTATTGAAATGCACCATGAAATGCTGGATAAAGCAGAACCAGGTGATAACGTAGGATTCAACGTTCGTGGCGTAGGTAAAAATGATATTCGGCGTGGTGACGTTGCCGGACACACTGACAATGCTCCAACTGTTGCTAAGGAGTTCACAGCACAGATTGTAGTTCTGCAGCACCCGGGTGTTATTACTGTAGGTTACACTCCTGTGTTCCACTGTCACACTGCTCAAGTTGCTTGTACCTTTTTGGAACTCCAGAAAAAACTGGATCCTGCAACTGGTCAGGTTAAAGAAGAAAACCCAGACTTCTTGAAAACTGGGGATGCTGCATTTGTAGTGGTTAAACCTACCAAGCCAATGGTCATTGAGAAGATCAAGGACATACCACACATGGGGCGGTTTGCTATCCGTGATATGGGTCAGACTGTTGCTGCTGGTATGTGTATTGATTTAGTGCCAGCAAAATAA
- a CDS encoding elongation factor EF-2, whose product MSRRTRMINKIKELMYEPDYIRNIGIVAHIDHGKTTLSDNLLAGAGMISSELAGDQLYLDFDEQEQARGITIDAANVSMVHKYKDDQYLINLIDTPGHVDFGGDVTRAMRAVDGAVVVVCAVEGIMPQTETVLRQALKENVKPVLFINKVDRLINELKLDPQELQQRFIKVIANANKLISNMAPKELKKEWQVKVEDGSVAFGSAYHNWAINMDIMQKTGINFKDILDYCNNENQKELAQKVPLSEVLLGMVVEHLPSPNKAQPYRVPSIWSGDIESAEGQGMLKTDPDGPLAVMVTDVSIDKHAGEIATGRVYGGTLEKGSEIFMVGSHGKARTQQVGVYFGPERVNTDRVPAGNIVAITGARNAVAGETICDMDRKIDAFEGLEHISEPVVTVAVEAKNTKDLPKLIEVLRQVGKEDPTVKMQINEETGEHLVAGMGELHLEIIAYRINDKGVEIETSEPIVVYRETIAGTAGPVEGKSPNKHNRFYIEIEPLDEPVYQAIVDGDIKEGRVKGKELIPKFQEYGLPKEQARKVWDVYDKSIFVNMTRGIQYLDEIKELLLEGFESAMDDGPIAKEKVMGIKIKLMDAKIHEDAVHRGPAQVLPAIRKAVYGAIMMAEPALLEPIQKVFINTPQDYMGSATREIQNRRGQILDMGQEGDMSTVESKVPVAEMFGFAGDIRSATEGRCLWSTENAGFEKLPRELQNTIVREIRQRKGLSDQPYGPEHYLG is encoded by the coding sequence TTGAGTAGACGTACTAGAATGATCAACAAGATCAAAGAATTGATGTACGAACCGGATTACATCCGGAACATCGGAATTGTGGCCCATATTGACCACGGAAAAACAACCTTATCAGATAACTTACTGGCAGGCGCAGGTATGATTTCATCAGAATTGGCTGGAGACCAGTTATATCTTGACTTTGATGAACAAGAACAAGCCAGGGGGATCACCATCGACGCGGCAAACGTGTCTATGGTGCACAAATACAAGGATGATCAATACCTAATCAACCTCATCGACACACCAGGTCACGTTGACTTTGGTGGGGATGTAACACGTGCTATGAGAGCGGTGGATGGTGCTGTTGTAGTTGTTTGTGCTGTAGAAGGAATCATGCCTCAAACTGAAACTGTGCTGCGTCAAGCCCTTAAGGAAAATGTGAAGCCAGTGCTGTTCATTAACAAGGTTGATAGGTTAATAAATGAACTGAAATTGGACCCTCAGGAACTGCAGCAAAGATTTATCAAAGTTATTGCTAATGCTAATAAATTAATCAGTAATATGGCTCCTAAGGAACTTAAAAAAGAATGGCAAGTAAAAGTCGAAGATGGGAGCGTAGCATTCGGATCTGCATATCATAACTGGGCAATTAACATGGACATTATGCAAAAAACTGGCATTAACTTCAAAGACATTCTTGACTACTGTAATAATGAAAACCAGAAAGAATTAGCCCAAAAAGTACCGTTATCTGAAGTATTGCTGGGAATGGTAGTAGAGCACTTACCAAGTCCTAACAAAGCCCAGCCTTACAGGGTGCCCAGCATCTGGTCCGGAGACATTGAAAGTGCAGAAGGGCAGGGAATGCTTAAAACAGACCCAGATGGACCACTCGCTGTTATGGTTACTGATGTGAGCATAGACAAACATGCAGGGGAAATAGCCACTGGACGAGTGTATGGAGGGACACTGGAAAAGGGAAGCGAAATATTCATGGTAGGTAGTCATGGAAAAGCACGAACCCAGCAAGTAGGAGTCTATTTCGGACCAGAACGAGTGAACACTGACAGAGTACCTGCAGGAAACATCGTAGCCATCACTGGGGCGCGAAACGCTGTTGCCGGGGAAACCATTTGTGACATGGACCGTAAAATTGATGCCTTTGAAGGATTAGAACATATTTCAGAACCAGTAGTCACTGTTGCTGTTGAAGCTAAAAATACCAAAGACTTACCCAAACTCATTGAAGTGTTAAGGCAAGTTGGGAAGGAAGATCCGACTGTCAAGATGCAAATCAATGAAGAAACTGGCGAACACTTGGTTGCTGGAATGGGTGAACTTCACTTGGAAATCATAGCCTATCGTATTAATGATAAAGGTGTGGAAATTGAAACCTCGGAACCCATTGTGGTGTACCGGGAGACCATTGCCGGAACAGCCGGACCAGTGGAAGGAAAATCACCAAACAAACACAACCGTTTCTATATAGAAATAGAACCATTAGACGAACCAGTTTATCAAGCAATTGTTGATGGGGATATTAAGGAAGGTCGAGTTAAAGGGAAAGAATTAATCCCCAAATTCCAAGAATATGGATTACCCAAAGAACAAGCTCGAAAAGTCTGGGATGTATATGACAAGAGCATATTCGTAAACATGACCCGAGGTATACAGTACTTGGATGAGATCAAAGAATTACTATTGGAAGGATTTGAAAGTGCAATGGATGACGGACCCATAGCTAAAGAAAAAGTCATGGGAATCAAGATCAAACTCATGGATGCAAAGATACACGAAGATGCCGTGCACAGAGGGCCAGCACAAGTACTGCCAGCTATAAGAAAAGCAGTTTATGGAGCAATAATGATGGCTGAACCTGCACTACTCGAACCTATACAGAAGGTATTTATCAACACACCCCAGGATTATATGGGATCAGCCACTCGTGAGATCCAGAATAGACGAGGTCAGATTTTGGACATGGGCCAAGAAGGAGACATGTCGACAGTGGAATCAAAGGTACCTGTGGCTGAAATGTTTGGATTTGCAGGAGATATACGTTCAGCAACAGAAGGCCGGTGTCTCTGGTCAACAGAGAATGCAGGGTTCGAAAAACTTCCACGTGAACTTCAAAATACCATAGTACGTGAGATCAGGCAACGTAAAGGATTATCTGATCAGCCTTATGGTCCTGAACATTATTTGGGATAA
- a CDS encoding 30S ribosomal protein S7, with protein sequence MSFKVFDNWELDEVKVEDLGLVNYVCLDEIMVPHTMGRHVKRQFAKSRVSIVERLMNKIMRTERNSGKKNKAYNIVKEAFTVINKRTKENPIQILVKAVENAAPREETTRIKYGGIGYQVAVDIAPQRRVDLAIGFITKGALQSAFKRKKSAGECLAEELMLAAEADTRSFSVGKKEEKERVARSAH encoded by the coding sequence ATGAGCTTCAAAGTATTTGACAATTGGGAACTGGACGAAGTCAAGGTAGAAGACCTGGGACTGGTCAATTATGTCTGTTTGGACGAGATAATGGTTCCTCACACTATGGGGAGGCACGTCAAGAGACAGTTCGCCAAATCAAGAGTATCTATTGTGGAAAGATTAATGAATAAGATCATGAGAACTGAAAGGAACTCAGGTAAGAAAAATAAGGCTTATAACATCGTAAAAGAAGCTTTTACGGTTATAAATAAACGCACCAAAGAAAATCCAATCCAAATCTTGGTAAAAGCTGTCGAAAATGCTGCACCTCGTGAAGAAACTACTCGTATTAAATACGGTGGAATTGGTTATCAAGTAGCAGTGGACATAGCACCCCAGCGTCGAGTAGACCTTGCAATTGGTTTCATAACAAAGGGAGCACTCCAGTCAGCTTTCAAAAGGAAAAAATCTGCTGGAGAATGCTTGGCAGAAGAACTCATGTTGGCAGCAGAAGCAGACACCCGGAGTTTTTCTGTAGGTAAAAAGGAGGAAAAAGAGCGAGTGGCCAGATCAGCCCACTAA
- a CDS encoding 30S ribosomal protein S12 produces MPGLFAAKKLKKNRQNFRWKDTEYKRKALGLDVKADPLEGAPQARGIVIEKVGIEAKQPNSAIRKCVRVQLIKNGKQITAFAPGDGAIGFIDEHDEVVIEGVGGSSGRSVGDIPGVRWKVSKVNNVALEEMVKGKIEKPVR; encoded by the coding sequence TTGCCAGGATTATTTGCAGCAAAAAAGCTTAAAAAAAACCGACAAAACTTTCGGTGGAAAGACACAGAATATAAGAGAAAAGCATTGGGGCTGGATGTGAAGGCTGACCCTCTAGAAGGTGCACCCCAAGCACGGGGGATCGTCATTGAAAAAGTAGGAATTGAAGCCAAACAGCCAAACTCTGCCATTAGAAAATGTGTAAGAGTGCAACTCATCAAAAATGGTAAACAGATAACAGCATTCGCCCCTGGAGACGGGGCTATAGGATTCATAGATGAACATGACGAAGTAGTTATCGAAGGAGTTGGCGGATCATCTGGAAGATCTGTGGGAGATATCCCCGGAGTTCGTTGGAAAGTTAGTAAGGTGAACAACGTAGCCCTAGAAGAAATGGTTAAGGGTAAAATCGAAAAACCAGTAAGATAA
- a CDS encoding NusA-like transcription termination signal-binding factor, giving the protein MTIKFSTHEIRYIALFESMTGATVKDCLVDDENGKITFLVKRGDMGLAIGKKGSTVAKVQKTVDKGVEVIEHSDDPVEFIANLVAPAKIRSIRILQKENGEKIATIEADSRNKRTAIGKGGQNIERARILAKRQHNINNIVIK; this is encoded by the coding sequence GTGACCATCAAATTCAGCACCCATGAAATAAGGTATATAGCCCTCTTTGAGAGCATGACTGGGGCAACAGTTAAAGATTGCTTGGTGGATGATGAAAATGGCAAGATCACATTTTTGGTTAAAAGAGGAGATATGGGTCTGGCCATAGGAAAAAAAGGAAGCACTGTCGCAAAGGTGCAGAAAACTGTAGACAAGGGTGTGGAGGTAATTGAACACTCTGACGACCCTGTAGAATTTATAGCTAATTTGGTAGCTCCTGCCAAAATAAGAAGCATAAGAATACTTCAAAAAGAAAACGGAGAGAAAATCGCCACTATTGAGGCTGATTCAAGAAATAAAAGAACTGCTATTGGAAAAGGTGGGCAAAATATAGAAAGAGCCCGAATACTGGCCAAAAGGCAGCACAATATAAATAATATAGTTATTAAATAG
- a CDS encoding 50S ribosomal protein L30e yields MDVDRGIRVAVDTGNVTLGSSKTIQALKFGKGKLVIIAENCPQEVTEDVMQYSQLSEIPVYTFQGSSVDLGSVCGKPFTVAAMVVTDPGDSTILEIVG; encoded by the coding sequence ATGGACGTAGATAGAGGAATTAGAGTAGCAGTAGACACAGGAAATGTCACACTGGGATCCAGCAAAACAATCCAAGCCTTGAAGTTTGGTAAAGGGAAACTAGTCATTATCGCAGAAAATTGCCCACAAGAGGTAACAGAAGATGTGATGCAGTACTCCCAATTATCAGAGATTCCAGTTTACACTTTCCAAGGCAGTAGCGTTGACTTAGGGTCAGTGTGTGGAAAACCATTCACTGTAGCTGCCATGGTAGTAACCGATCCTGGAGATTCCACCATATTAGAAATAGTGGGGTAA